Genomic segment of Pseudomonadota bacterium:
GGATCGGCTTCAATAATATTGATATTGTTGACACTTCCTTTTTCATCAACCAAAAACGAGATCCTGACCCAACCTTCGATGCTGCGCCTCCTGGCCCGCAAGGGGTACACAGGAGGAATGCGAACCAAAGTTGTCAGGGGAGCATCCAATTGACCTGTGGAAAAAATATCCGTCTGACCGATTGGCGGAGCACTTTTAAAAGTCGGTAAATCCAAAGTGGCTGGTCCGCCGGGCAGCCGCGGATTGATTGTAAACGGCAGTGTCAGTCTGGTTTCTGTTGGCCGGGATGCTTTGGGTTGTTTATCAGGTTTTGTTTTGGGCGGGTCCGGAGGTTTGACGGTTTTGCGTTTTACTTCGGTTTCCGGCCTTTTAACCCTGATTACGTTAACTTGGGGTACGATGGTTTCTATAGATAAACCGGGTGGCGAAGTGTCCATAAGGTGGGGCATAAGAAGAAACAGGATCAGATTTATTCCTGTTGCAGTGAATCCTGACCAAATCCAGGTTCCCCGCTTTTGCCTGGAGAACTCGTCAAAATATCCGGATTGTTTCGATTGGTTCCCCTTTGTCATGAAATACTTCTCCTAAGATCCTTCAGGTATGCTTGCCGCCAGGGCGACATTTTTAGCTCCTGCCAGGCGGCATCCGTCCATTATCTGAATGGCGATACCGGTGCTGCTGATTTTGTCTGCAACTACCACAACAGCGCCTTCGGGGTTTTCGGCCAGGGCCCGTTCCACATTGGCGCGGACGGCGCGCGGGTCAATTTCCCGATGATCCATAAAAATCCTGTTGCTCTGGTCAATGGCTATTAAAATAGTGGCCTTGTTTTTTACAACTGCAGTTGAGGCTGTAGGCCGGTTGATATCGATGCCGGTTTCTTTTACAAAGCTTGTGGTTACTAAAAAGAAAATCAACAGGATGAATACCATATCGATCAGTGGCGCCATATTCAGTTCGCTAACTGATCTCTTGCCACGTCTTGCAGCAGTTATGTTAAGCATTACAATCTCCTTCTAAGATAATAGCCTGCACGGGCTATGTGCTGTTGCAGATTTTGTGCACGGCGTTCTAAAAACCCTTTCATATACATTCCCGGAATAGCAATAAGCAGACCGGTTTGTGTAGTAATCAGTGCTTCGGAAATGCCTCCCGCCATGCCCTTTGCATTGCCGGTGCCGAAGGCGGATAAAATGTCGAAAGTGCCGATCATGCCAATAACTGTTCCAAGCAGTCCCAAAAGCGGGGCCAAGGCAGCAAGCGCCCCGATGAAGGACAAGTGTTCTACCAATGTTTGGTTTATGGTCAATACGGTTTCATCTAAAATAAAACGGTCAAGAATGCGGTCATTGCTTCGTTGTTGCAAAAATCTTGCTACCAAAAGTGATATTGCTCCGCGGTATATTTTGGGATCAGGCATACGATTTTCATTGATATGTTCCCACGCAGTTTTAAGATTCATGTTTTTGCGGTATAAGCGTCTGAAAAAAAAAGCCCGGTCAACAATAAGCAACCACATTAAAAGACTGACCACGGCCAGTGGAACCATAGTAATGCCGCCTGCTATAAAATAATCCTCAAGGTGCAAATATTCGTTAAACAGAATTTCAATCACGCTGCCCCCGGTTTTTGTGAATGATATTAACCAGGGCCACGGCTTTTTCCTCCATTTCCCCTATTTTTTTGTCTACGGCACGGTTTAAAAGTGTTTGGGACAGCATCAGAGGTATTGCCACCGAAAGGCCGAGCATGGTAGTTACCAGGGCTTCCGATATGCCGCCTGACATAAGCCGTGGATCGCCAGTGCCATAAAGAGTTATTACATGGAATGTTTCGATCATACCGGTGACTGTGCCCAAAAGACCCAGAAGCGGCGCAATTGCAGCAAGCATTCCAAGTGTGGACAGAAACCGTTCCATAGGCGGAATCTCTTTTAAAATTGCTTCCTGCAAGGCATTTTCCATTTCTTCACGCTGCATTTCGCAACAAAGCAGGCCTGCGTTTATCACTCGTGCCACCGGTTTTTTTATGTGCAGCTCACAAGTTTGAGTACATTCCCGCCATTTGTTTTCAGCAAATAAATTTTCGATTTGCCGGATCAGGCTGTTGGCATCAAATTTATTATGCAACAGGAAAAAGATACGTTCAAAGATGATCAACAACCCTAGGGCAAATATTATCAGGATAGGCCAGACTATGGGGCCGCCTTTGGGGATAAGTTCACGGAGACTAAGATCATGAGTCAACTGTCGCAATGCTCCCCCGCGGGAAATATCTATGGTTACCGCTTCGTTTTTACCTTCAATATAGCGGGAAATATTTTTCTGCATTCGGCCTGATGGAAGACGGGAAAGGGCATAGAGTTTTCGGCCGGCAGGGGAGTAATTGCAAAATCCTGTCTCATTACCGACACGGTAAGCAGCAGTAAAAGGGCCCAAAACAAGTATGTCTGCGTTTGCATCCAGCCCGGCCCGGTCAATGATCATGCATTTTTGACGAACCACTGAACCTGAAGATTCAATCTGGTCATACAGTGCTTGTGCCAGGCCTCGTACATCATCCATTCCCGGAAATTGAGATTCACGGTTAATGGATTCAAGAAATGAGTAGCTATTTTTGCTAAGAGCAGTTTGCAGATTCTGTGTGACCATTGCATGAATATCTTTTGCGTTTACCCGGATCACTCCCACCAGCTCTTTGATCATGCTGTCTGTTTGGCTCAGTTTTTGGGTAAGCATATTTTCTGTTTCGTCCAATTGTTGTTGCTGAAAGGTCAAAGCATTAACTTCTTTATCCAGCTTTTGGTTTGTAGAAACAAGCTTAGCAATTGCGTTTTTAAGTTTTTCACGGTTCTCCATTATTTTTATCTTGCTTGAGGCGGCCTCCTTTTCGGAAGCGGTTTTTTCAGCAGTCGTTTTTTGCATTAATTCTTCTTTGGTCTGACGGATTTTTATGGATAGATCCCGCATGTCCTGAGCATGTATAGGAAAGGGGGCCCAGCATATGCTTATGAGTATAAACAGTATCAATTTTATAGGTATCTTCATTGCTTTGCGATCCTTCCTATGGGCAGGGTAAGCAGTTCCACCGGCAGCTGTTTGGCTGCGATATCAATGGCCGTTTTGATAGTGCGGTTGTAGGACCCGGATAAGGTTTGCCAGGTGTTTGTTGACAAGTTATAAAAACCGCAATGTTTTTGATCCAGACTCTGAAAAAACAAACTTAGCCTTCCCAGGCGAAAAATATTAACTAGCATGGTTTGTTTTTCGAAACTAATTGTTTGCTGGTAAGTTTCTATAGTAAAGCCATATTCGGCTTCAATCAAAAGTGCTTCCATTACTTTTCGATATTTCTCGCTGATATCTATACTTGGATCGGCCATAATGGTTTTTAGTTTTTCTACCCGCTGATTGCGTTCGGTTGCTAAAAAAGGCAGACTGTCTGATATCTGTAACTCTATATTATTTATGATTCCATCCAAAAACGGCCGGACTTGAGCAGTGATCTGTTCGATATCGGTA
This window contains:
- a CDS encoding energy transducer TonB, with protein sequence MTKGNQSKQSGYFDEFSRQKRGTWIWSGFTATGINLILFLLMPHLMDTSPPGLSIETIVPQVNVIRVKRPETEVKRKTVKPPDPPKTKPDKQPKASRPTETRLTLPFTINPRLPGGPATLDLPTFKSAPPIGQTDIFSTGQLDAPLTTLVRIPPVYPLRARRRSIEGWVRISFLVDEKGSVNNINIIEADPPGIFEQSVKRCVSSWRFKPGTLEGMPVKASVETIIRFELE
- a CDS encoding biopolymer transporter ExbD, which codes for MLNITAARRGKRSVSELNMAPLIDMVFILLIFFLVTTSFVKETGIDINRPTASTAVVKNKATILIAIDQSNRIFMDHREIDPRAVRANVERALAENPEGAVVVVADKISSTGIAIQIMDGCRLAGAKNVALAASIPEGS
- a CDS encoding MotA/TolQ/ExbB proton channel family protein — encoded protein: MVPLAVVSLLMWLLIVDRAFFFRRLYRKNMNLKTAWEHINENRMPDPKIYRGAISLLVARFLQQRSNDRILDRFILDETVLTINQTLVEHLSFIGALAALAPLLGLLGTVIGMIGTFDILSAFGTGNAKGMAGGISEALITTQTGLLIAIPGMYMKGFLERRAQNLQQHIARAGYYLRRRL
- a CDS encoding MotA/TolQ/ExbB proton channel family protein, encoding MKIPIKLILFILISICWAPFPIHAQDMRDLSIKIRQTKEELMQKTTAEKTASEKEAASSKIKIMENREKLKNAIAKLVSTNQKLDKEVNALTFQQQQLDETENMLTQKLSQTDSMIKELVGVIRVNAKDIHAMVTQNLQTALSKNSYSFLESINRESQFPGMDDVRGLAQALYDQIESSGSVVRQKCMIIDRAGLDANADILVLGPFTAAYRVGNETGFCNYSPAGRKLYALSRLPSGRMQKNISRYIEGKNEAVTIDISRGGALRQLTHDLSLRELIPKGGPIVWPILIIFALGLLIIFERIFFLLHNKFDANSLIRQIENLFAENKWRECTQTCELHIKKPVARVINAGLLCCEMQREEMENALQEAILKEIPPMERFLSTLGMLAAIAPLLGLLGTVTGMIETFHVITLYGTGDPRLMSGGISEALVTTMLGLSVAIPLMLSQTLLNRAVDKKIGEMEEKAVALVNIIHKNRGQRD
- a CDS encoding DUF3450 domain-containing protein, which translates into the protein MIRKNLLILLIASIFLLSVNSSATADNTVLRLDQPVQQSIKIRQATQQEEESWRFEKEKLIAGYEELQKQQEQLKTRKEQLNQQIETTQTRLAAKEKQLTDIEQITAQVRPFLDGIINNIELQISDSLPFLATERNQRVEKLKTIMADPSIDISEKYRKVMEALLIEAEYGFTIETYQQTISFEKQTMLVNIFRLGRLSLFFQSLDQKHCGFYNLSTNTWQTLSGSYNRTIKTAIDIAAKQLPVELLTLPIGRIAKQ